The proteins below come from a single Pedobacter aquae genomic window:
- a CDS encoding CDGSH iron-sulfur domain-containing protein, which translates to MAKTKLTVNNNGSLKVEGDFEIVDKAGNVYHLGGREIVSLCRCGLSKNKPFCDGAHKGHFEHDATAFDLPPRNI; encoded by the coding sequence ATGGCAAAAACTAAACTTACGGTAAATAATAACGGTTCTTTAAAAGTAGAAGGCGATTTTGAAATTGTTGACAAAGCAGGAAATGTATACCATTTAGGAGGCAGAGAAATAGTTTCTTTATGCAGATGTGGTTTATCTAAAAACAAACCTTTTTGCGATGGTGCGCACAAAGGCCATTTTGAGCATGATGCTACTGCTTTTGACCTTCCTCCTAGAAATATTTAA
- a CDS encoding cystathionine gamma-synthase, translated as MKFATKAIHAGQEPDPTTGAVMTPIYQTSTYWQKSPGEHKGYEYSRGTNPTRKALEDCLAAIENGKFGLAFSSGMGATDAVMKLLKPGDEVITGNDLYGGSYRIFTKIFANYGIKFHFLDLSNPDNMLPYINANTKQIWIETPTNPTMQIIDIEACAKIAKAHQLLLTVDNTFASPYLQNPLDLGADIVMHSVTKYIAGHSDVVMGALVVNDEDLYKKLWFIYNSCGATPGPQDAFLALRGIKTLHLRMKAHCENGALVAQFLKNHPKVEKIYWPGFQDHPNHDIAKKQMRGFGGMISIVLKGADLQETFRIASSFKVFSLAESLGGVESLINHPATMTHGSIPREEREKVGVTDNLLRLSVGVEDIEDLLEDLKEALK; from the coding sequence ATGAAATTTGCAACTAAAGCTATACATGCAGGACAAGAACCCGACCCAACAACCGGGGCTGTGATGACTCCTATTTATCAGACTTCTACTTACTGGCAGAAATCTCCTGGAGAACATAAGGGCTACGAATATTCTAGAGGTACAAATCCTACTCGTAAAGCTTTAGAAGATTGCCTTGCGGCGATAGAAAATGGAAAATTTGGTTTAGCATTTTCTAGCGGCATGGGTGCTACAGATGCCGTTATGAAACTACTAAAGCCTGGTGATGAGGTTATCACCGGGAATGATTTATATGGTGGTTCTTACCGCATCTTTACGAAAATATTTGCCAATTATGGTATCAAATTTCATTTTCTGGATTTGTCAAATCCGGATAATATGCTGCCTTATATCAATGCCAATACCAAGCAAATTTGGATAGAAACGCCTACCAATCCAACTATGCAAATTATTGATATTGAGGCTTGTGCCAAAATTGCTAAAGCGCATCAGTTATTGCTAACGGTTGATAATACTTTTGCATCGCCATATTTACAAAATCCTTTAGATTTAGGTGCAGATATCGTGATGCACTCGGTTACCAAATACATTGCAGGGCATTCTGATGTTGTGATGGGCGCTTTAGTAGTAAACGATGAAGATTTGTATAAGAAATTATGGTTTATCTACAATTCTTGTGGTGCAACACCTGGTCCGCAAGATGCCTTTTTAGCTTTAAGAGGGATTAAAACCTTGCATCTTCGCATGAAAGCGCATTGCGAAAACGGAGCTCTTGTTGCTCAATTCTTGAAAAACCATCCTAAAGTAGAAAAAATTTATTGGCCAGGTTTTCAGGATCATCCTAATCATGATATTGCTAAAAAGCAAATGAGAGGATTTGGTGGGATGATTTCTATAGTTTTAAAAGGTGCCGATTTACAAGAAACTTTCAGAATAGCCTCTTCCTTCAAAGTGTTTTCTTTGGCAGAGTCTCTTGGCGGAGTAGAATCTTTAATTAATCATCCTGCAACTATGACGCATGGCTCTATCCCAAGAGAGGAACGTGAAAAAGTTGGTGTTACTGATAATTTATTAAGATTAAGCGTTGGCGTAGAAGATATTGAAGATTTACTGGAAGATTTAAAAGAGGCGTTAAAGTAG
- a CDS encoding NfeD family protein yields MKHIFYLFISVFIGSQFAMAQPKVYQFNLKQEINPAAWRTTRIAIENAKQQKADVLLIHMNTFGGMLDYADSIRSAILTAPMKTVVFIDNNAASAGALIAIACDKIYMHKGASIGAASVVNAEGEVLPEKYQSYMRGLMRTTAESKGRNPKIAEGFVDPDLEIPNIKPKGKVLTFTTSEAIANGFCDAEASSIKELLAKEGLKSYDLEVYQPTLIDNIIGFLINPAVSGILILLIIGGIYFELQAPGIGFALLVSVVAALLFFAPLYLEGLADNWEILLFIVGIALLVLEIFLIPGFGIFGILGIVMIISGLAFSLILNDFFDFSVTSGERLTNSFLLVLLSMIGAVVVGAFFGGNILKSKMFKRLVLEDEQQATQGYQVRKPETTFIGKTGFAKTDLRPSGKIEIDGNWYDAVSNDGFIENGTNIVVSKIENYNLVVRKSDS; encoded by the coding sequence ATGAAGCATATCTTTTACTTGTTCATAAGTGTGTTTATAGGCAGTCAATTTGCAATGGCGCAGCCAAAAGTTTATCAGTTTAACTTAAAGCAAGAAATAAATCCGGCTGCTTGGCGTACAACTAGAATAGCTATAGAAAATGCGAAACAACAAAAAGCCGATGTTTTATTGATACACATGAATACCTTTGGCGGCATGCTAGATTATGCAGATTCTATACGCTCTGCTATTTTAACCGCACCCATGAAAACTGTTGTTTTTATAGATAACAATGCAGCATCAGCCGGTGCTTTAATTGCTATAGCTTGCGATAAAATTTATATGCACAAAGGAGCAAGTATTGGCGCAGCAAGTGTTGTAAACGCAGAAGGCGAGGTGCTACCAGAGAAATATCAATCTTATATGCGTGGCTTAATGCGTACTACGGCAGAAAGCAAAGGTAGAAACCCTAAAATAGCAGAAGGTTTTGTTGATCCGGATTTAGAAATACCTAATATTAAACCCAAAGGTAAGGTACTCACTTTTACCACTTCAGAAGCTATTGCTAATGGTTTTTGCGATGCAGAAGCTAGCTCTATAAAAGAATTACTAGCCAAAGAAGGTTTAAAGTCTTACGATTTGGAAGTTTATCAACCTACTTTAATAGACAATATTATAGGCTTTTTAATCAACCCGGCTGTAAGTGGTATTTTAATTTTATTAATTATTGGAGGAATTTATTTTGAGTTACAAGCACCCGGAATTGGTTTTGCCTTGCTTGTTTCTGTTGTAGCGGCTTTATTATTTTTCGCTCCTCTATATTTAGAAGGTTTAGCAGATAACTGGGAGATTCTATTATTTATTGTGGGGATAGCTTTATTGGTGTTAGAAATATTTCTTATCCCCGGCTTTGGAATTTTTGGTATTTTAGGCATTGTGATGATTATAAGCGGATTGGCCTTTAGCCTTATTTTGAATGATTTCTTTGATTTTAGCGTCACCAGTGGTGAGCGTTTAACCAATTCTTTCTTGCTGGTTCTCCTCTCTATGATTGGGGCAGTTGTAGTTGGTGCTTTCTTTGGTGGCAATATCCTGAAATCTAAAATGTTTAAAAGATTAGTTTTAGAGGATGAGCAACAGGCAACACAAGGCTATCAGGTAAGGAAACCAGAAACCACTTTTATTGGTAAAACTGGTTTTGCTAAAACCGATTTACGTCCATCAGGTAAAATAGAAATAGATGGGAATTGGTACGATGCTGTTTCTAATGATGGTTTTATTGAGAACGGAACGAATATTGTTGTAAGTAAGATTGAAAATTATAATCTGGTAGTTAGAAAATCTGATAGCTAA
- the proS gene encoding proline--tRNA ligase, producing the protein MSKGLTSRSQDYSQWYNELVAKADLAEHSAVRGCMVIKPYGYSIWEKMQAVLDQKFKETGHSNAYFPLFIPKSFFSKEASHVDGFATECAVVTHYRLKNDGNGNIIVDEDAKLEEELIVRPTSETIIWNTYKGWIQSYRDLPILVNQWANVVRWEMRTRLFLRTAEFLWQEGHTAHATAEEAIAETEQMLDVYADFAENWMALPVVKGKKTANERFAGALDTYCIEALMQDGKALQAGTSHFLGQNFAKAFDVKFTSKEGKQEFVWATSWGVSTRLMGALIMAHSDDSGLVLPPKLAPIQVVIVPIYKGEEELAKISEAVDVIIKDLKQKGISVKYDDRDTQRPGFKFAEYELKGVPVRLAMGGRDLENNTVELARRDTKTKETVSRDGIANRIELLLEEIQESIYNKALQFRTENTRKVDSYDDFKKALDETPGFIAAHWDGTSETEAKIKEETKATIRCIPLNNEQEEGLCMVTGKPSSQRVLFARAY; encoded by the coding sequence ATGAGTAAAGGATTAACAAGCAGATCACAAGACTATTCACAATGGTATAACGAATTAGTAGCAAAGGCCGACCTTGCAGAACACTCTGCCGTTAGAGGTTGTATGGTGATTAAGCCCTATGGATACTCTATTTGGGAGAAAATGCAGGCTGTTTTGGATCAGAAATTTAAAGAAACTGGCCACAGCAACGCTTATTTTCCTTTATTCATCCCTAAGTCATTTTTTTCTAAAGAAGCATCTCACGTAGATGGTTTTGCAACTGAGTGTGCCGTGGTTACACATTATCGATTAAAAAATGATGGAAACGGCAATATCATTGTTGATGAAGATGCCAAACTTGAGGAAGAATTAATCGTTAGGCCAACATCAGAAACCATTATCTGGAATACTTATAAAGGTTGGATACAGTCTTACCGAGATTTGCCAATTTTAGTAAACCAATGGGCTAATGTGGTACGTTGGGAAATGCGTACACGTTTATTTTTACGCACTGCAGAGTTTTTATGGCAGGAAGGCCATACAGCGCATGCAACCGCAGAAGAAGCTATTGCAGAAACCGAGCAAATGCTTGATGTGTATGCAGATTTTGCAGAAAACTGGATGGCTTTACCCGTAGTAAAAGGTAAGAAAACCGCTAATGAGCGTTTTGCAGGAGCTTTAGACACCTATTGTATTGAAGCTTTAATGCAAGATGGTAAAGCTTTACAAGCTGGAACTTCGCATTTTTTGGGGCAAAATTTCGCCAAAGCTTTTGATGTAAAATTTACCAGTAAAGAAGGTAAACAAGAGTTTGTTTGGGCAACTTCATGGGGCGTTTCTACCCGTTTAATGGGCGCTTTAATTATGGCCCATTCTGATGATAGCGGATTGGTATTACCTCCAAAATTGGCTCCAATACAAGTGGTGATAGTACCTATCTACAAAGGAGAAGAAGAGTTGGCTAAAATTTCTGAAGCTGTTGATGTTATCATCAAAGATTTAAAGCAAAAGGGTATTTCTGTTAAATATGATGACCGTGATACACAAAGACCAGGCTTTAAATTTGCAGAATATGAACTAAAAGGTGTACCTGTACGTTTAGCCATGGGAGGTAGAGATTTAGAGAATAATACCGTTGAGCTTGCTAGAAGAGATACCAAAACAAAAGAAACGGTATCAAGAGATGGCATAGCCAACAGAATAGAACTTTTACTGGAAGAAATTCAAGAAAGTATTTATAACAAGGCTTTACAGTTTAGAACAGAGAATACCAGAAAAGTAGATTCTTACGATGATTTTAAAAAGGCTTTAGATGAAACACCCGGCTTTATTGCCGCACATTGGGATGGAACTTCTGAAACCGAAGCCAAAATTAAAGAAGAAACAAAAGCTACTATCAGATGTATTCCTTTAAATAACGAACAGGAAGAAGGCCTTTGTATGGTAACTGGAAAACCATCAAGCCAACGAGTATTATTTGCGAGAGCTTATTAA
- a CDS encoding META domain-containing protein, with protein sequence MKKHNYLIFFFICIISSCAVKKATEDKNQLTGTWELNYISGPRIAFEGLYPNQKPQLTFDIASNKLYGNTSCNSLSGALLITDNGIDFNTPMALTKRFCEGQGEQLFLESLKKSTRYIVNESALTLLIDDVAIMRFTKKP encoded by the coding sequence ATGAAAAAACACAACTACCTCATTTTCTTTTTCATATGCATCATCAGTAGCTGTGCTGTTAAAAAAGCAACGGAAGATAAAAACCAACTCACTGGTACTTGGGAGCTTAATTATATCTCTGGCCCTAGAATAGCTTTTGAAGGTTTATATCCCAACCAAAAGCCACAACTCACCTTTGATATTGCAAGCAATAAACTTTATGGTAATACCAGTTGCAATAGCTTAAGTGGCGCTTTGCTGATTACCGATAATGGTATAGATTTTAATACCCCTATGGCCCTAACGAAAAGATTTTGCGAAGGACAAGGAGAACAATTATTTCTTGAAAGCTTAAAAAAATCTACACGTTACATTGTAAATGAAAGCGCTTTAACACTTTTGATTGATGATGTAGCCATCATGAGATTTACCAAAAAGCCCTAA
- a CDS encoding phosphatase PAP2 family protein, which translates to MNLKSFYTLVLLSLFFGNLVFAQEQSSPYRTSFKTDAPIVAGLVGLNVLGLSIIKNKDELTLAQLNDLNKEDIFFMDRGTAGNFSDKADKDSYIPFYASFAAAPIMAFLNKSQRSHAGQVMVLFVETMAVTGAAFTLTAGLVDRSRPLVYNASLPVEDRIDKDAQRSFFAGHTAATAAASFFVAKVFQDFNPDSKAKPYVWAAAAAVPATVGYLRLKAGKHFLSDNLLGYAIGAGAGILVPQLHKKSNNTNLSLTPAMGFNYQGLSLKYQFKH; encoded by the coding sequence ATGAACTTAAAATCATTTTACACCCTCGTATTATTATCCTTATTTTTCGGGAATTTAGTATTTGCTCAAGAGCAATCATCGCCTTATAGAACCAGTTTTAAAACCGATGCACCTATTGTTGCAGGTTTGGTTGGCTTAAATGTTTTAGGCCTTAGTATCATTAAAAATAAAGATGAACTTACTTTGGCCCAGCTAAACGATTTAAATAAAGAAGATATCTTTTTTATGGACAGAGGTACAGCAGGGAATTTTTCTGATAAGGCTGATAAAGATAGCTATATCCCTTTTTACGCCTCTTTTGCTGCTGCACCCATCATGGCTTTCTTAAATAAAAGTCAACGCTCTCATGCTGGGCAAGTAATGGTGCTATTTGTTGAAACTATGGCTGTTACCGGTGCTGCTTTTACTTTAACAGCGGGTTTGGTAGACCGTAGCAGACCTTTGGTTTATAATGCCAGCTTACCAGTAGAAGATCGTATAGATAAAGATGCACAACGTTCTTTTTTTGCAGGGCATACAGCAGCAACGGCAGCAGCTTCTTTCTTTGTAGCTAAAGTTTTTCAAGATTTTAATCCCGATTCTAAAGCTAAACCATACGTTTGGGCCGCAGCAGCGGCTGTACCAGCTACCGTAGGCTATTTAAGATTAAAAGCGGGTAAACATTTTCTTTCTGATAATTTATTAGGCTATGCTATAGGTGCCGGGGCTGGTATTTTAGTGCCTCAGTTACACAAGAAAAGCAATAATACAAATTTGTCTCTTACACCTGCTATGGGTTTTAACTATCAAGGTTTAAGTCTTAAATACCAATTTAAGCATTAA
- a CDS encoding YdeI/OmpD-associated family protein has translation MGEKTGWTYIDIPSHIAADLKPSCKVSFRVRGEIDNYNFNGLALLPVGDGDFILPLKQAIRKDIAKGPGAMVKLTLEEDVDFKVELPEDLEACLAEQDELMDNFMKLSKSHRNYFINWINKAKTDITRVKRLTQTLQAMEYDMDFGTMIRTNRTKNNEL, from the coding sequence ATGGGTGAAAAAACCGGTTGGACATATATTGATATTCCAAGCCATATAGCTGCCGATTTAAAACCGTCTTGCAAAGTTAGTTTTAGGGTGAGAGGAGAAATAGACAATTATAATTTTAACGGTTTAGCACTTTTGCCTGTTGGCGATGGTGATTTCATATTGCCTTTAAAACAAGCCATTAGAAAAGATATCGCTAAAGGACCTGGAGCTATGGTAAAACTTACTTTAGAAGAAGATGTTGATTTTAAAGTAGAACTTCCGGAAGATTTAGAAGCTTGTCTTGCAGAACAAGATGAGTTAATGGATAACTTTATGAAGTTGAGTAAATCTCATCGCAACTATTTCATCAATTGGATTAATAAAGCCAAAACAGATATAACCCGAGTAAAAAGGCTTACCCAAACCCTACAAGCTATGGAGTATGATATGGATTTTGGAACCATGATACGCACAAACAGAACAAAAAATAATGAGCTATAA
- a CDS encoding Dps family protein — translation MATNKIGLNDKKVVALVDQLNDLLANYQVHYQKLRGCHWNVRGNDFFTLHVKFEELYNNAQLTIDELAERVLTLGKSPYSTFKSYVEVAQIKEIQTEGLAPAQMVDAVLQDYKTLIDLEREIIENASENANDEGTADMITGFMKFQEKTSWMLRAYNGNK, via the coding sequence ATGGCAACAAACAAAATAGGATTAAACGACAAAAAAGTAGTAGCATTAGTAGACCAACTGAATGATTTATTAGCTAATTATCAAGTTCATTATCAAAAGCTTAGAGGCTGCCATTGGAATGTTAGAGGGAATGATTTTTTTACGCTACATGTGAAATTTGAAGAATTATACAATAACGCCCAACTCACCATTGATGAACTTGCAGAACGTGTATTAACTTTAGGCAAATCTCCTTACAGTACTTTTAAAAGTTATGTAGAAGTTGCTCAAATTAAAGAAATACAAACAGAAGGTTTAGCGCCAGCGCAAATGGTTGATGCTGTATTGCAAGATTATAAAACCCTTATTGATTTAGAAAGAGAAATCATCGAAAATGCCTCAGAAAATGCGAATGATGAAGGTACTGCCGATATGATTACAGGTTTTATGAAGTTTCAAGAAAAAACCAGTTGGATGTTGAGAGCATACAACGGAAATAAATAA
- a CDS encoding OmpP1/FadL family transporter — protein sequence MKLKIFALTTFIVGAVSSVSAQYTADALKFSGTENSVTARFGGLGGPHTSLGGDLSSLYGNPAGLGMFSSSEFSFTPGYVNSSNKTTYLGQNSESSLGNLNINNLGVVFHSPTYRTGDLKKGLVSINFGIGYQKNNFFRNEISFDGVTNNANGLGNYFAYLGNTDINPDNNQPYPPNQIFDNLVFAAHEGFLIDYNTDANESFYSSNTRANANQVVSYDRKGGQSNVDFSLGMNFSNKFYLGFGLGLASINYRSEELLNEQGLNFVDNVNYNANFTKSFDTRGSGVNFKIGAILKPVKEIRLGLSLETPTYYSIDDDYYEELSLRDPDNRLITDNNSSPFSYRLNTPLKLNGGISFFIGNKGFISADINYQDFSTIKFRSDENALNINTNRQITSTYQESINVGLGAEFKVTNSVALRAGYRNLGSPYQDIDFKAHRYTGGIGYRFGSYTLDFALQHQQNSALSTSFYTFDNPQVTPFANTKTNVTAVSITFGARF from the coding sequence ATGAAATTAAAAATATTTGCTCTTACAACTTTTATAGTAGGTGCGGTTTCAAGTGTTTCTGCACAATACACTGCTGACGCATTAAAATTCTCTGGAACAGAAAATAGTGTTACTGCTAGGTTTGGAGGTTTAGGTGGCCCACATACTTCTTTAGGTGGAGATTTAAGTTCTCTTTATGGTAACCCAGCAGGTTTGGGCATGTTTAGTAGTTCTGAATTTAGCTTTACCCCTGGCTATGTTAATTCATCAAATAAAACCACTTATTTAGGCCAAAACTCAGAATCTTCTTTAGGCAACCTAAATATCAATAATTTAGGCGTTGTGTTTCATAGTCCAACATACAGAACAGGCGATTTAAAAAAAGGCCTTGTATCCATAAACTTTGGTATAGGCTATCAAAAAAACAACTTTTTTAGAAATGAAATTTCTTTTGATGGTGTTACCAATAATGCTAATGGATTGGGAAATTATTTTGCTTACCTAGGTAATACAGACATAAATCCAGATAATAATCAACCTTATCCTCCTAATCAAATTTTTGATAATTTGGTATTTGCAGCGCATGAGGGCTTTTTAATAGATTACAATACTGATGCCAACGAGTCTTTTTATTCTTCTAATACTCGAGCTAATGCAAATCAGGTAGTTTCGTACGATAGAAAAGGCGGGCAATCTAATGTTGATTTCTCTTTAGGAATGAATTTTAGCAATAAATTTTATCTGGGCTTTGGATTAGGCTTAGCATCTATAAATTATCGTTCAGAAGAATTGTTAAATGAACAAGGTTTAAATTTTGTTGATAACGTAAACTATAATGCCAATTTCACTAAGAGTTTTGATACTAGAGGTTCTGGCGTAAACTTCAAAATAGGTGCTATTTTAAAACCTGTTAAAGAAATTAGGCTGGGATTATCTTTAGAAACACCTACTTATTATTCTATTGATGATGATTATTATGAAGAACTTTCTTTAAGAGACCCTGATAACAGGCTGATTACTGATAATAACTCTTCACCTTTTTCTTATCGTTTAAACACGCCTTTAAAATTGAACGGAGGTATTTCCTTCTTTATAGGCAATAAAGGTTTTATCAGTGCCGATATTAATTATCAGGATTTTTCTACTATAAAATTTAGGTCTGATGAAAATGCTTTAAACATCAATACCAATAGGCAGATTACTTCTACCTATCAAGAAAGTATCAATGTGGGTTTAGGCGCCGAGTTTAAGGTTACCAATAGCGTAGCTTTAAGAGCTGGCTATAGAAATTTAGGAAGTCCTTATCAGGATATTGACTTTAAAGCTCATAGATATACCGGAGGAATTGGCTATCGTTTTGGTTCTTACACATTAGATTTTGCGTTACAGCACCAACAAAATAGCGCCTTATCTACCTCATTTTATACTTTTGATAATCCACAAGTTACTCCGTTTGCTAATACTAAGACTAACGTAACGGCGGTAAGTATAACTTTTGGAGCTAGATTTTAG
- a CDS encoding Txe/YoeB family addiction module toxin has protein sequence MSYTIELTDEAILDIERHKKAGDRKVLTKIDRLLNELREHPTKGTGKPEKLKYFKSIVWSRRITDKHRLVYKIMDDKVIVLVLAFWGHYEDK, from the coding sequence ATGAGTTATACCATAGAACTAACCGATGAAGCTATTTTAGATATTGAAAGACATAAAAAAGCAGGTGATAGAAAAGTTCTTACAAAGATTGATAGGCTTTTAAATGAATTACGAGAACATCCTACAAAAGGAACAGGCAAACCTGAAAAATTAAAATACTTTAAGTCTATAGTTTGGTCTCGTAGAATTACAGATAAACATCGCTTAGTTTATAAGATAATGGATGATAAGGTAATCGTTTTAGTTCTTGCTTTTTGGGGACATTATGAAGATAAATAG
- a CDS encoding YMGG-like glycine zipper-containing protein — protein sequence MRLLIMSLAVAVAVSACNSNAKNNQGNQTYTFKDSVKIIRDSLRLDSFERAEQARKDEAKRAEEIAAAKAAAREEVRNSYRSSSSVSSGSNTVASQPEKKGWSSAAKGAVIGAGAGAVTGILVDKKDGRGAAIGGVVGAGTGYIIGRQKDKQSGRAQ from the coding sequence ATGAGATTATTAATCATGTCGCTTGCAGTTGCCGTAGCGGTATCTGCATGTAATAGTAACGCTAAAAATAATCAAGGTAATCAAACTTATACCTTTAAAGATTCTGTGAAAATTATTAGAGATAGTTTAAGATTAGATAGCTTTGAAAGGGCAGAGCAAGCTAGAAAAGACGAAGCAAAAAGAGCCGAGGAAATAGCAGCAGCAAAAGCTGCAGCAAGGGAAGAAGTTCGTAATAGTTATAGGTCTTCATCTTCTGTTTCTAGTGGTAGTAATACTGTGGCTAGCCAGCCAGAGAAAAAAGGCTGGAGTTCAGCAGCAAAAGGAGCCGTTATAGGTGCAGGTGCAGGTGCGGTAACTGGTATTTTAGTTGATAAAAAAGATGGTAGAGGTGCTGCAATAGGAGGTGTGGTTGGTGCTGGTACAGGTTATATCATCGGAAGACAAAAAGATAAACAATCTGGCAGAGCACAATAA
- a CDS encoding HPF/RaiA family ribosome-associated protein: MIIQVNTDNNIEGKERLNEYVKGIISESLNRFSGHITRVEVHLSDENGQKEGADDKRCLLEARVEGLKPVVVTNFAENLHKAVDGAISKMKSALDSALGKIKEH, encoded by the coding sequence ATGATTATACAGGTTAATACAGACAACAACATCGAAGGAAAAGAAAGATTAAATGAATATGTTAAAGGCATTATAAGCGAAAGCCTTAACAGATTTAGCGGCCATATTACAAGAGTTGAAGTGCATTTAAGTGATGAAAACGGGCAAAAAGAAGGTGCTGATGATAAGCGTTGTTTATTAGAAGCAAGAGTTGAAGGTTTAAAACCTGTTGTAGTTACCAACTTTGCAGAAAACTTGCATAAAGCCGTAGACGGAGCAATTAGCAAAATGAAAAGTGCTTTAGATAGTGCTTTAGGAAAAATTAAAGAACATTAA
- a CDS encoding TIGR02757 family protein has product MSQIINLKAFLDQKVIQYNQPGFIAHDPICIPHLFSKKQDIEIMGFWASILAWGQRITIINKCKELIDLMDGTPHDFILHHQEQDLKRFQHFKHRTFNYTDTLYFIHFFKHHYSNFESLEDAFLPFQLQQVYQDAYLESPQLKKKDKNQSAVCLQEDLAAETIEGNLNFFRSYFFSLPDFPHRTKKHISSPLQKSTCKRLNMFLRWMVRDDDKGVDFGIWNRIKPSQLICPCDLHVDRVARKLHLITRKQTDWQTALELTQQLRLLDKDDPVKYDFALFGLGIEEKF; this is encoded by the coding sequence ATGTCTCAAATCATAAATCTCAAAGCTTTTCTTGATCAAAAAGTTATTCAATACAACCAACCTGGTTTTATTGCTCATGATCCTATATGTATCCCGCATTTGTTTTCTAAAAAACAAGATATAGAAATCATGGGGTTTTGGGCTTCTATTTTAGCTTGGGGACAAAGAATCACCATCATTAATAAATGTAAAGAGCTGATTGATTTAATGGATGGCACTCCGCATGATTTTATCCTTCATCATCAAGAGCAAGATTTAAAAAGATTTCAGCATTTTAAACATCGTACCTTTAACTATACCGATACTTTATATTTTATCCATTTCTTCAAGCATCATTATAGTAATTTCGAGAGTTTAGAAGATGCTTTTTTACCCTTTCAATTGCAGCAAGTTTATCAAGATGCTTATCTGGAAAGTCCGCAATTAAAAAAGAAAGATAAAAATCAATCGGCAGTTTGCTTACAAGAAGATTTAGCAGCTGAAACCATTGAAGGCAACCTTAATTTCTTTAGATCTTATTTTTTCTCTTTGCCAGATTTTCCTCATCGCACTAAAAAGCACATCTCATCGCCATTACAAAAATCTACTTGTAAGCGTTTAAATATGTTTTTGCGTTGGATGGTTCGTGATGATGATAAAGGTGTAGACTTTGGTATTTGGAATAGGATAAAACCCTCACAATTGATTTGCCCTTGCGATTTACATGTAGATAGGGTAGCTCGTAAACTTCATCTGATAACACGTAAACAAACCGATTGGCAAACAGCTTTAGAACTTACGCAGCAATTAAGATTGCTTGATAAAGACGATCCTGTGAAATACGATTTTGCTCTATTTGGCTTAGGAATAGAAGAGAAGTTTTGA
- a CDS encoding DUF2683 family protein, with amino-acid sequence MDSITIYPKNDKQKSLLESLLEEMKVRFEVVKLEDKTLLSKDEFTAKIDKSIEQADLGKIKRIAKEEQKKFLGL; translated from the coding sequence ATGGACAGCATTACCATATATCCTAAAAATGATAAGCAGAAATCTTTACTTGAATCCTTATTGGAAGAAATGAAAGTCCGTTTTGAAGTAGTAAAATTAGAGGATAAAACTTTGTTAAGTAAAGATGAATTTACCGCTAAAATAGACAAATCAATTGAGCAAGCAGATCTAGGAAAAATAAAAAGGATAGCTAAAGAAGAGCAAAAGAAGTTTTTAGGTTTATGA